A part of Biomphalaria glabrata chromosome 3, xgBioGlab47.1, whole genome shotgun sequence genomic DNA contains:
- the LOC106054494 gene encoding cytochrome P450 2U1-like isoform X1: protein MDLVLILASVTLLSLYFWLKREDRRLPPYPIMPLPIVGHMFELASDLRSKFKQWRAKCGDIFCLKIGSKFMVVLNGYDLLKEAFVQKADDFSDRPLTVLDLVTGLHHYGIITSSGKVWKEQRAVGLQILRNFGLGNNVLADRIQNEISYYIEHLSENTVKPVDIHLITYVSASNIICFILFGHRFEYTDQLFQKVVTNVSLFVDNFQINSAILFIPALRHLPGDLFRVKESKQVVKEMFQFFDSCIEKCRKGETGECFISEYLKEQDKRVNSGIETSMDENHLKRNLFDLFLAGTDTTSNTIYWFVLYMLHYPDVQKKIFDEINEHVGTDRIPNILDKQNLTYLNAAIMETQRISSIAANSLAHTCPRDVILRGYTIPKGTFVVPSVDSVFYDENIWGKDVMTFRPDRFIDQDGELLNPEEFIPFSLGKRICLGKAMANVELFLYLANMLQKFEFRPVDPAQLPTLNYVFGQTVYPTKYQLLIVSRFG from the exons ATGGATTTGGTCTTGATCTTGGCATCAGTGACATTGCTGTCTCTTTACTTTTGGCTCAAAAGAGAAGATCGACGTCTGCCGCCATATCCCATCATGCCCTTACCAATAGTTGGACATATGTTTGAATTAGCTTCTGATCTTAGGTCAAAGTTCAAACAATGGCGGGCGAAATGCGGCGATATCTTTTG CCTAAAAATTGGGTCAAAGTTCATGGTGGTGCTCAACGGCTATGACCTTCTCAAAGAAGCCTTCGTACAAAAAGCAGACGACTTCTCAGATCGACCGCTGACCGTTTTGGACTTG GTCACAGGATTACATCACTATGGCATCATTACAAGTTCTGGAAAAGTCTGGAAGGAGCAACGAGCCGTCGGGTTACAAATCCTTCGAAATTTCGGACTTGGAAACAATGTATTAGCGGATAGAATACAGAACGAAATATCCTACTATATCGAACATTTGTCTGAGAATACGGTGAAACCCGTTGACATTCACTTGATCACCTATGTCAGCGCTTCCAATATTATTTGCTTTATATTGTTTGGACATAGATTTGAATACACTGACCAACTGTTTCAAAAAGTGGTGACCAACGTGTCACTATTTGTGGACAATTTTCAAATTAACAGTGCCATTCTTTTTATTCCTGCCTTACGACATCTGCCCGGAGATTTGTTTAGAGTCAAAGAGTCTAAGCAAGTTGTCAAAGAAATGTTCCAATTTTTTGACTCTTGTATTGAAAAGTGTCGTAAAGGGGAGACTGGGGAATGTTTCATATCAGAATATCTCAAAGAACAGGACAAGAGAGTTAATAGTGGCATTGAAACATCCATGGATGAAAATCATTTGAAAAGAAATCTGTTTGATTTATTCTTAGCTGGAACAGATACTACCTCTAACACCATCTATTGGTTTGTACTTTATATGTTGCATTATCCAGatgttcagaaaaaaatatttgatgaaatcaatgagcatgTTGGAACAGACAGAATACCTAATATCCTTGACAAACAGAACCTGACGTATTTGAACGCAGCTATAATGGAGACTCAGAGAATCTCAAGTATTGCCGCGAACTCTCTAGCCCACACTTGCCCAAGGGATGTAATCTTAAGGGGTTACACAATACCTAAGGGGACCTTTGTCGTACCTAGTGTAGACTCCGTGTTTTATGACGAGAATATTTGGGGAAAAGACGTCATGACCTTTAGACCGGACAGATTTATTGACCAAGATGGAGAACTGCTGAATCCGGAGGAGTTTATTCCGTTCAGCTTGGGAAAACGAATTTGTTTAGGAAAAGCCATGGCCAACGTCGAACTTTTTCTCTATCTGGCCAACATGCTTCAAAAATTTGAGTTTCGACCAGTGGATCCTGCTCAGCTCCCTACATTGAACTATGTGTTCGGGCAGACAGTATATCCTACAAAGTATCAGCTATTAATCGTATCTAGATTCGGTTAA
- the LOC106054494 gene encoding cytochrome P450 2U1-like isoform X2 — MDLVLILASVTLLSLYFWLKREDRRLPPYPVMPLPIVGHMFELTSDLRSKFKHWRAKCGDIFCLKIGSKFMVVLNGYDLIKEAFVQKGHVLSDRPLIPLDLVSGLHHYGIVTSSGKVWKEQRAVGLQILQNFGLGNNILADKTQNEISYYIEHLSENTGKPVDIHLITYVSSSNIICSILFGHRFEYTDQLFQKVVTNVSLFVDNFQINSAILFIPALRHLPGDLFRVKESEQVVKEMFQFFDSCIEKCRKGETGECFISEYLKEQDKRVNSGIETSMDENHLKRNLFDLFLAGTDTTSNTIYWFVLYMLHYPDVQKKIFDEINEHVGTDRIPNILDKQNLTYLNAAIMETQRISSIAANSLAHTCPRDVILRGYTIPKGTFVLPSVDSVFYDENIWGKDVMTFRPDRFIDQDGELLNPEEFIPFSLGKRICLGKAMANVELFLYLANMLQKFEFRPVDPAQLPTLDYVFGQTVYPTKYQLLIVSRFG, encoded by the exons ATGGATTTGGTCTTGATCTTGGCATCAGTGACATTGTTGTCTCTTTACTTTTGGCTCAAAAGAGAAGATCGACGTCTGCCGCCATATCCCGTCATGCCCTTACCAATAGTTGGGCATATGTTTGAGTTAACCTCTGACCTAAGGTCAAAGTTCAAACATTGGCGGGCGAAATGCGGGGATATCTTTTG CTTAAAAATTGGGTCAAAGTTCATGGTGGTGCTCAACGGATATGACCTGATCAAGGAAGCCTTCGTACAAAAAGGACACGTCTTATCAGATCGACCCCTGATCCCTTTGGACTTG GTCTCAGGATTACATCACTATGGCATAGTTACAAGTTCTGGAAAAGTCTGGAAGGAGCAACGAGCTGTCGGGTTACAAATCCTTCAAAATTTCGGACTTGGAAACAATATATTAGCGGATAAAACACAGAATGAAATATCCTACTATATCGAACATTTGTCTGAGAATACGGGGAAACCCGTTGACATTCACTTGATCACCTATGTCAGCTCTTCCAATATTATTTGCTCTATATTGTTTGGACATAGATTTGAATACACTGACCAACTGTTTCAAAAAGTGGTGACCAACGTGTCACTATTTGTGGACAATTTTCAAATTAACAGTGCCATTCTTTTTATTCCTGCCTTACGACATCTGCCCGGAGATTTGTTTAGAGTCAAAGAGTCTGAGCAAGTTGTCAAAGAAATGTTCCAATTTTTTGACTCTTGTATTGAAAAGTGTCGTAAAGGGGAGACTGGAGAATGTTTCATATCAGAATATCTCAAAGAACAGGACAAGAGAGTTAATAGTGGCATTGAAACATCCATGGATGAAAATCATTTGAAAAGAAATCTGTTTGATTTATTCTTAGCTGGAACAGATACTACCTCTAACACCATCTATTGGTTTGTACTTTACATGTTGCATTATCCAGatgttcagaaaaaaatatttgatgaaatcaatgagcatgTTGGAACAGACAGAATACCTAATATCCTAGACAAACAGAACCTGACGTATTTGAACGCAGCTATAATGGAGACTCAGAGAATCTCAAGTATTGCCGCGAACTCTCTAGCCCACACTTGCCCAAGGGATGTAATCTTAAGGGGTTACACAATACCTAAAGGGACCTTCGTCCTACCGAGTGTAGACTCCGTGTTTTATGACGAGAATATTTGGGGAAAAGACGTCATGACCTTTAGACCGGACAGATTTATTGACCAAGATGGAGAACTGCTGAATCCGGAGGAGTTTATTCCGTTCAGCTTGGGAAAACGAATTTGTTTAGGAAAAGCCATGGCCAACGTCGAACTTTTCCTCTATCTGGCCAACATGCTTCAAAAATTTGAGTTTCGACCAGTGGATCCTGCTCAGCTCCCTACATTGGACTATGTGTTCGGGCAGACAGTATATCCTACAAAGTATCAGCTATTAATCGTATCTAGATTCGGTTAA
- the LOC129924963 gene encoding cytochrome P450 2U1-like — protein sequence MDLILILATVTLLSLYFWLKREDRRLPPYPVMPLPIVGHMFELTSDLRSKFKQWREKCGDIFCLKIGSKFMVVLNGYDLIKEAFVQKGHVLSDRPLIPLDLVSGLHHYGIVTSSGKVWKEQRAVGLQILRNFGLGNNILADKTQNEISYYIEHLTENTGKPVDIHLITYVSSSNIICSILFGHRFEYTDQLFQKVVTNVSLFVGNFNINSAILFIPALRHLPGDLFRVKESKQVVREMFQFFDSCIEKCRKGETGECFISEYLKEQDKRVNSGIETSMDENHLKRNLFDLFLAGTDTTSNTIYWFVLYMLHYPDVQKKIFDEINEHVGTDRVPNILDKQNLTYLNAAIMETQRISSIAANSLAHTCPRDVILRGYTIPKGTFVLPSVDSVFYDENIWGKDVMTFRPDRFIDQDGELLNPEEFIPFSLGKRICLGKAMANVELFLYLANMLQKFEFQPVDPAQLPTLDYVFGQTVYPTKYQLLIVSRFG from the exons ATGGATTTGATCTTGATCTTGGCAACAGTGACATTGTTGTCTCTTTACTTTTGGCTCAAAAGAGAAGATCGACGTCTGCCGCCGTATCCCGTCATGCCCTTACCAATAGTTGGGCATATGTTTGAGTTAACCTCTGACCTAAGGTCAAAGTTCAAACAATGGCGGGAGAAATGCGGCGATATCTTTTG CTTAAAAATTGGGTCAAAGTTCATGGTGGTGCTCAACGGATATGACCTGATCAAGGAAGCCTTCGTACAAAAAGGACACGTCTTATCAGATCGACCCCTGATCCCTTTGGATTTG GTCTCAGGATTACATCACTATGGCATAGTTACAAGTTCTGGAAAAGTCTGGAAGGAGCAACGAGCCGTCGGGTTACAAATCCTTCGAAATTTCGGACTTGGAAACAATATATTAGCGGATAAAACACAGAATGAAATATCCTACTATATCGAACATTTGACTGAGAATACGGGGAAACCCGTTGACATTCACTTGATCACCTATGTCAGCTCTTCCAATATTATTTGCTCTATATTGTTTGGACATAGATTTGAATACACTGACCAACTGTTTCAAAAAGTAGTGACCAACGTGTCCCTCTTTGTGGGCAATTTCAATATCAACAGTGCCATTCTTTTTATTCCTGCCTTACGACATCTGCCCGGAGATTTGTTTAGAGTCAAAGAGTCTAAGCAAGTTGTCAGAGAAATGTTCCAATTTTTTGACTCTTGTATTGAAAAGTGTCGTAAAGGGGAGACTGGAGAATGTTTCATATCAGAATATCTCAAAGAACAGGACAAGAGAGTTAATAGTGGCATTGAAACATCCATGGATGAAAATCATTTGAAACGAAATCTGTTTGACTTATTCTTAGCTGGAACAGATACTACCTCTAACACCATCTATTGGTTTGTACTTTATATGTTGCATTATCCAGatgttcagaaaaaaatatttgatgaaATTAATGAGCATGTTGGAACAGACAGAGTACCTAATATCCTAGACAAACAGAACCTGACGTATTTGAACGCAGCTATAATGGAGACTCAGAGGATCTCAAGTATTGCCGCGAACTCTCTAGCCCACACTTGCCCAAGGGATGTAATCTTAAGGGGTTACACAATACCTAAGGGGACCTTTGTCCTACCGAGTGTAGACTCCGTGTTTTATGACGAGAATATTTGGGGAAAAGACGTCATGACCTTTAGACCGGACAGATTTATTGACCAAGATGGAGAACTGCTGAATCCGGAGGAGTTTATTCCGTTCAGCTTGGGAAAACGAATTTGTTTAGGAAAAGCCATGGCCAACGTCGAACTTTTCCTCTATCTGGCCAACATGCTTCAAAAATTTGAGTTTCAACCAGTGGATCCTGCGCAGCTCCCTACATTGGACTATGTGTTCGGGCAGACAGTATATCCTACAAAGTATCAGCTATTAATCGTATCTAGATTCGGTTAA
- the LOC106054495 gene encoding cytochrome P450 2U1-like, translating into MDLVLILATVTLLSLYFWLKREDRRLPPYPVMPLPIVGHMFELTSDLRSKFKQWRAKCGNIFCLKIGSKFMVVLNGYDLIKEAFVQKGDVLSDRPLTPLDLVSGLHHYGIVTSSGKVWKEQRAVGLQILRNFGLGNNILADKIQNEISYYIEHLSENTGKPVDIHLITYVSTSNIICSILFGHRFEYTDQLFQKVVTNVSLFLGNFHINSAILFIPPLRHLPGDLFRVKESEKVVKEMFQFFDSCIEKCRKGETGECFISEYLKEQDKRVNSGIETSLDETHLKRNLFDLFLAGTDTTSNTIYWFVLYMLHYPDVQKKIFDEINEHVGTDRVPNILDKQNLTYLNAAIMETQRISSTVANGLAHTCPRDVILRGYTIPKGTFVLPSVDSVFYDENIWGKDVMTFRPDRLINQDGELLNPEEFIPFGLGRRICLGKAMANVELFLYLANMLQKFEFQPVDPAQLPTLNYVFGQVVYPTKYQLLIKPRVG; encoded by the exons ATGGATTTGGTCTTGATCTTGGCAACAGTGACATTGTTGTCTCTTTACTTTTGGCTCAAAAGAGAAGATCGACGTCTGCCGCCATATCCCGTCATGCCCTTACCAATAGTTGGACATATGTTTGAATTAACCTCTGACCTAAGGTCAAAGTTCAAACAATGGCGGGCGAAATGCGGCAATATCTTTTG CCTAAAAATTGGGTCAAAGTTCATGGTGGTGCTCAACGGATATGACCTTATCAAGGAAGCCTTCGTACAAAAAGGAGACGTCTTATCAGATCGACCCCTTACCCCTTTGGACTTG GTCTCAGGATTACATCACTATGGCATAGTTACAAGTTCTGGAAAAGTCTGGAAGGAGCAACGAGCCGTCGGGTTACAAATTCTTCGAAATTTCGGACTTGGAAACAATATATTAGCGGATAAAATTCAGAATGAAATATCCTACTATATCGAACATTTGTCTGAGAATACGGGGAAACCCGTTGACATTCACTTGATCACCTATGTCAGCACTTCTAATATTATTTGCTCTATATTGTTTGGACATAGATTTGAATACACTGACCAACTGTTTCAAAAAGTGGTGACCAACGTGTCACTCTTTTTGGGCAATTTTCATATCAACAGTGCCATTCTTTTTATTCCTCCTTTACGACATCTGCCCGGAGATTTGTTTAGAGTTAAAGAGTCTGAGAAAGTTGTTAAAGAAATGTTCCAATTTTTTGACTCTTGTATTGAAAAATGTCGTAAAGGGGAGACTGGTGAATGTTTTATATCAGAATATCTCAAAGAACAGGACAAGAGAGTTAATAGTGGCATTGAAACATCCTTGGATGAAACTCATTTGAAACGAAATCTGTTTGATTTATTCTTAGCAGGAACAGATACTACCTCTAACACCATCTATTGGTTTGTACTTTATATGTTGCATTATCCAGatgttcagaaaaaaatatttgatgaaatcaatgagcatgTTGGAACAGACAGAGTACCTAATATCCTAGACAAACAGAACCTGACGTATTTGAACGCAGCTATAATGGAGACTCAGAGGATCTCAAGTACTGTCGCAAACGGTCTAGCCCACACTTGCCCAAGGGATGTAATCTTAAGGGGTTACACTATACCTAAGGGGACCTTCGTCCTACCGAGTGTGGACTCTGTGTTTTATGACGAGAATATTTGGGGAAAAGACGTCATGACCTTTAGACCGGACAGACTTATTAACCAAGATGGAGAACTGTTGAATCCGGAGGAGTTTATTCCGTTCGGCTTGGGAAGACGAATTTGTTTAGGAAAAGCCATGGCCAACGTCGAACTTTTTCTCTATCTGGCCAACATGCTTCAAAAATTTGAGTTTCAACCCGTGGATCCTGCGCAGCTCCCTACATTGAACTATGTCTTCGGGCAGGTAGTATATCCTACCAAGTATCAGCTTCTAATCAAGCCTAGAGTCGGTTAA